AGATAAAGTGGAAGGATCGAGTCGGAAGTGTCATTATATTACGAGTTGTTACGGATAGTAATTTCTCTGCATCAGCGATCGTGTCTGCGATCTACGCCGAGCGACGCCTTCGCCCGGGACCGCCGGCGTAGTTCGCCGCCGCGAGTCCCATCAAGTGTTTCGCCGCTTCAGAACCGCTGAAGCCACGGTTGATACCCAGATCCAATCCTCGTTTGGTGCTGCGGACGTACGATCCgacatttattacattattatttgaatcgGTCTCAGAAAGGAcattactgaaaaatttttatgttttcgaGAATACAGAAGGCATATATTCGGtagcattaatataataaaagccATCTGGAttctctattattattttaattttaaaaaaagcaataaagaACAAAGCCTGCATATTAATGTGgcttgatatataaaaaagacaCATACAGTGAAAACTTATTATCGgcagttttaaattaaaacttttcctAAAATGAGCGACTCGCTTATAATTGAAAGGATTAAACTAAAGGACAATAAGAACTGCCGTGAGTGGCAATATGGAAAtgatatcagaaaaaaataattttgaatataaagtATTTGATTAGTGTATAAGCTTAAAATCTCTCTCttaaaatgctttttcaaccaaaatttaatttaaagctccctttttattactaaatatctttaacaattttgtttattgtaaattaattatattcaaagtttattgtaaattaattatattcaaagtaATTTAATCAACAAGATAACAAACGTGATATAccgaaattatgaaatttgaatatgattattaaaGTGTGAGTGGATACATTGCACGCTAGGAACGAATGTCAACGTAAagattatgtaattttatttttgtgtagtGTCTTCTGAATGTAGTGTTATCTTACTTTTCCATCACGGGGCGGTTCATTACGGTGCGACTAAGACGAGAAAGTATCTCTAGGAATTCGTCTCGGTCTATGTCATCCTGCTGATCCCAATAACTTTCATGGCTGCATgcgtaaaattgaattaattaattatttcgttgCGAAAACTGCATGCAGCGGCAAATTATGTGTCACACGATACATGATATAAAGAATACGCGGAGAATGCAATTTAACAGAAATTAGAATCTTCTCTTGCGATTTACGTAAAATGGACGAAAAATGTGCGAGCGGTAAAAGGTATAATTTAGGTGTGACGTTGAGGTACGCAATATGAAATTATCTTTCGTGATTGTCTAAAATGTCGCTCGGTGAGTTACTCGCTTGAATTCCTTTTATTGGCTGGCGTGTCGTTCAACGAAACTGGGTTAAACTGTTCGACAGGAACAGATGTATTTCTCGTTCGATGTATACATGTAAGCACGCGTTCAAAGCAATCGCGCTTTCCATTGATATTTTTTCccacaaatatatttagaaattgatTCTATCGTGAATATTCTCGCGTTATTGATTAAATGAATgacagttaaaatatttataatagtaatcttttttatttttataactaatacatttatttattttttaaatatattttctctttaaaaaaagaaaaaagtttgcGGGCACTTAATGCTTAGATTTCggtacataatttatttttactttaataatatttattaggtGTAATACGCGTCTTAGTTTTCttcttgatttatttaatcttataaGGGAttggtttatatatatatattttacctgTGCGGTACTGCGTCAGCTGTGAGACTCGAAACTGCGACGATGACTACGAACGTCAGCAGTGTGCACAAAACGGTCATCTTGGGCTGCATCTAAAGCAAGTGAATCGTATGATTATGATAATCAGtcttataattatagaattaattgaattaattggAAAGTGTAatcttgaataataaaaataatagaattatgCTGTCGTCAGTGTCAGTGCtatattttgcaaagtaatcgaaatatttagaGTACAAAAGACTTGTAGGTTCACATTGTTCGTGTGAACGTAGCTATGCAAATTTCGCGCAACGTGGCGCTTTTCACGTATTAGATGAATAGTATCTCGGTATCAAACGATCACATTCACGTAGCGTTTAATTCGACGTTAAATAAGATTAAGATATGAATACAGACCGACACATGCATATGCGCTGCAATGTAATTTGTAATCCCTCGATATTCATCCTCTCTCCGCTCTATATTAGGGCATCTCTAGCATTGTTTAATAGAGAATTATGTACGGTGATGTCAACGGATACGCTTCGCCGTGCATGCGGATTAAAGAGCAGTAAACCTCGGTAGAGAAACGTTTCTGATTACTAACAACCCCGCGTACTAGGGCGATAAATTGGATGTCGAATAGTTATCCCGAAACACTCGCGCGAGGGAGCAGCTTATCTTTGCCGTGAGACTCTAATTTGGTGGAGGTAAAAGTCTCAAGTATGTGACCAACTCGAGTGTGCAACAAATTGCTTGCAAAACAAAGAGCTTCGTTAACAAAAAACGCGTTTTTTACTTGAAACAATTACAGCTCCATTCATAGTTAATAGAGTTAAAGTTGCTTCCAACTATTCTGTTTAATCGGATCAaacttttaaatgtattttatcaaaacagTGTTTTtgctatttctttttaatttttaaccaCTGCTTGATTTGTCACTTTGAGATAGCTTTTATGATCATAAACGTATAATACTGCTTCCATGAGCATAAAGATAAGTAAAAGCTGTTGTAAAAAAGACGGTATCTAAACACGCGAaagctataatattttttaaacgaaaatTGCTCTGTTCTTATCGCGCAACCACTGGAAAACGCAGTTGCGCGATAGTCTCGCCGTTTACTTACACTTAGCCGCATTTCAGTCGAGCGCGGTATTGTTTCCAAAACTATCGCAGCTGGCTCATATCTTTCCAAGTATCTTACAAGACGCGGAAAGTTCCGCCGTTGGGGGTAAAACGCAAAGTAAGGCGAAGGGAATGAAACCGAGGGGGGTTTTGGTCGAAGGCGCGAAAGGCGAAACAATAGGCTCTCCGGAATATAGAGAAAAGTTGGCGCGTTCAAGCGCGCGCTCAGCTAACAAACTATTCAACTCGCGACCCACGAAGAACATCCTGCCATCGTTCGACGGTAATGTACATGGGCAGGCGGAATTCTCGTATTGCAGTTAACAGCGTATTTACGTAACGACGTTGCAGGGGTGGATTTGAAATAGTCGTACAGCTTTTAAACATGTGGAACGAGCTTTGGTTCTTCGATATggaatatctataataattgttcGAATTGCTTCATTACAGACGTCGTAATGCGATAGCGTTTATGCGGTGAGAAATCAaacaagaaactaaaatatgaaaacgacaataaatatgtataaattgtaatttgaaaCTTCGCGTGTTTATAGATAATtccgatatatttttacaattccgCACGATTTAAAGTTCCTTgcatttccaaatattttaagtagAAGACGATCTTTAAGGATTTTACGATTTGTAGTTaagattgttattttttttttgttattcgtATGAACTTCGCAGaacgttgttttttttttttttttttttttttttattcaatcagCATTTTATTGCGATGTAATCACCTCGCGTGATCAATGCCTTAGTAGAGATGGATAATTGGATTCGCCATTTGGAATAATTGATGACCGGGCAGCCGCTATATACATGCTCGTAtctatgtatgtatttatttttgtctgtGAAACATGACATGGCGTTTTCTACTTCTGTGTTCTACTGTTCTTTTTCACAGTATACTTATCTCCAAATTGTATTATACGTACGTATATGCGTATAATGcgatcaatataaaaaatagcgttgtagcattttattattctatgcGAAGCatttgaatgaaaaatttcacaaatagaGAGTCCCTGttaattaaatctatttctcgcaaatataatttctacattagtatttttgaaaaagcgCTCTTGAAATCTATATCATTATTGATTACATGACAGAAAAAGGAATAAGTCTTTATGTTTCAAGTTATATGATATTCTTCTatctgtaacatttttttcttcttttttactaAACGAGTCATTTGCGAGGACGTTTTAATTCCATAcgaataatattgaagataaGCAGAAAACAAAAGGACTCTCTGTACAGAGTTAATGTTTCGAGGATCtttaaatttcacatttttaattttccttgGTTGCCATTAATGCGAATTAGACGACACCGGCGCcgttatctttaatttattgtattcgaGAGAAGTCGTGAACTATAATTCTGCGtaatttcattcaatttattGTCGGCTTACTTAGGCGTAACCGCGCATCCCGAACAAGATGGGCGGGATAAATCAAATCATATCTAAAAGACGCCGCGTGGTAGTGTAAGGGGATGCTAAGTATACTGCGCGCTTAACATTGTTAgtcacgataaaaatttattttccttgAAAACTCGTTCCCGATAATTGTTCCCGGTAGTGCCGTTGAATCTAATAACGCGATAATCGAGTTTTTTGATCCAGAAATTGTAGCTGTGTCGATCTTCCAGCCTTGCGATATCGGCCGTTTTCCTTTCGTCTTG
This window of the Linepithema humile isolate Giens D197 chromosome 1, Lhum_UNIL_v1.0, whole genome shotgun sequence genome carries:
- the Dh31 gene encoding diuretic hormone class 2: MQPKMTVLCTLLTFVVIVAVSSLTADAVPHSHESYWDQQDDIDRDEFLEILSRLSRTVMNRPVMENTKRGLDLGINRGFSGSEAAKHLMGLAAANYAGGPGRRRRSA